In one Pseudomonas sp. SG20056 genomic region, the following are encoded:
- a CDS encoding NRDE family protein, with amino-acid sequence MCLIVLAWRPGHAQPLLLAANRDEFYERPSQPLAEWPDVPGVIAGRDLQAGGTWLGVGPDGRFAALTNIRDPGQAQGSRSRGELPVAFLAGSHSVEDFLHHLHEQRRHYSGFNLLLGDSQQLWHFNSLSGRAKPLAEGVHGLSNADLDTPWPKLQRAKQALHNNLHQPHPQTLLKLLADPTRAADAELPQTGIGLTGERLLSSIFIASVTYGTRASTALIVNADGSRVMAERTFGSNGSCLGEVVLQC; translated from the coding sequence ATGTGCCTGATCGTCCTGGCCTGGCGACCGGGCCATGCCCAGCCGCTGCTGCTGGCAGCCAACCGTGATGAGTTCTATGAACGCCCCAGCCAACCGTTGGCTGAATGGCCCGATGTGCCGGGGGTAATTGCCGGACGCGATCTGCAGGCCGGCGGCACCTGGCTTGGCGTCGGCCCCGACGGGCGCTTTGCAGCCCTGACCAATATTCGCGACCCCGGCCAGGCTCAAGGCAGCCGCTCGCGAGGCGAGTTGCCGGTGGCCTTTCTTGCTGGCAGCCACAGCGTCGAAGATTTTCTGCATCACCTGCACGAGCAGCGTCGGCACTACAGCGGCTTCAACCTGCTGCTCGGTGACAGCCAGCAACTCTGGCACTTCAACTCCCTAAGCGGACGCGCCAAGCCGCTGGCGGAAGGCGTACACGGCCTGTCGAATGCCGATCTGGACACGCCATGGCCCAAGCTGCAACGGGCCAAGCAGGCGCTGCACAACAACTTGCATCAACCGCATCCACAGACGCTGCTCAAGCTGCTGGCCGACCCCACCCGCGCGGCGGACGCTGAGCTGCCACAAACCGGCATCGGCCTGACCGGCGAGCGGCTGCTGTCCAGCATATTTATTGCCAGCGTCACCTACGGCACCCGCGCCAGTACGGCGTTGATCGTCAATGCCGACGGCAGCCGCGTGATGGCCGAGCGCACGTTCGGCAGCAATGGCAGCTGTTTGGGTGAAGTGGTGTTGCAGTGCTGA
- a CDS encoding GGDEF domain-containing protein, with amino-acid sequence MKLPHLEWVNQDSPYLRQHQQGFRALSFDDELEQAFKRYHANVFLRRMRWSLLVATLLALLFVLLDAINLPDPLRGRILALRLGVIQPMLLLAWLATYRPGLRDHLQLIGGIVALLSGLAVAGIIGLARFHGFALPYEGIILVTVFFYFLTGLRFTTAVLCGWGTFVAYLAVELSIGLAGETLLNNALFLALANIIGSVGCYSLEYATRQNFLAHGLLQDLAEKDFLTGLLNRRAFTERAERSWRQAQREKQALGVVMMDVDFFKRYNDHYGHAAGDEALRQVARVIGEYARRPLDCAARYGGEEFVGVWYGLDEVQLLAILQDIRSAIEALGLTHAHSDAAGVVTLSIGMAYLTPQPHQSLGDALRLADVALYLAKEQGRNRVVGKRQDG; translated from the coding sequence GTGAAGTTACCGCATCTGGAGTGGGTCAATCAGGATTCGCCGTACCTGCGTCAGCATCAGCAGGGCTTTCGCGCGCTGAGTTTTGACGATGAGCTGGAGCAGGCGTTCAAGCGTTATCACGCCAATGTGTTCCTGCGCCGTATGCGCTGGTCATTGCTGGTGGCCACGCTGCTGGCGTTGCTGTTCGTGCTGCTGGATGCGATCAACCTGCCGGACCCACTGCGCGGTCGGATACTCGCCCTGCGCCTGGGAGTCATTCAGCCGATGCTGTTGCTGGCCTGGCTGGCCACCTATCGACCGGGCTTGCGTGATCATCTGCAGCTGATCGGTGGCATCGTGGCGTTGCTCTCCGGTCTGGCCGTGGCGGGGATCATCGGCCTGGCCCGCTTTCACGGGTTTGCGTTGCCCTATGAGGGCATCATCCTGGTTACGGTGTTCTTCTACTTCCTCACGGGGCTGCGCTTTACCACAGCCGTGCTGTGCGGCTGGGGGACTTTCGTGGCATATCTGGCTGTGGAGTTGAGCATCGGCCTGGCGGGCGAGACGCTGCTGAACAATGCCTTGTTTCTCGCCCTGGCCAACATCATCGGTTCGGTGGGCTGCTACTCACTCGAATATGCCACGCGGCAGAATTTCCTCGCCCATGGCCTGTTGCAGGACCTGGCCGAGAAGGACTTCCTCACCGGATTGCTCAATCGCCGCGCCTTTACCGAACGCGCCGAGCGCAGTTGGCGTCAGGCGCAGCGGGAAAAGCAGGCCCTGGGCGTGGTGATGATGGATGTGGACTTCTTCAAACGTTACAACGACCACTATGGCCATGCGGCCGGCGACGAGGCGTTGCGCCAGGTAGCACGGGTGATCGGCGAGTATGCCCGGCGACCGCTGGATTGCGCGGCGCGTTATGGCGGTGAGGAGTTTGTCGGCGTCTGGTATGGCCTGGATGAGGTGCAGCTGCTGGCGATTCTGCAGGACATTCGCAGCGCCATCGAAGCCCTGGGCCTGACGCATGCTCATTCGGATGCCGCCGGCGTGGTCACGCTGAGCATCGGCATGGCCTACCTCACCCCGCAGCCGCATCAGAGCCTGGGCGATGCCTTGCGCCTGGCAGATGTCGCGCTCTACCTGGCCAAGGAGCAAGGGCGCAATCGCGTGGTGGGTAAGCGCCAGGATGGTTAA
- a CDS encoding dihydrofolate reductase → MLAAMKNSLPLCIIAALAENRVIGRDNQLPWHLPADLKHFKALTLGKPIIMGRKTWDSLGRPLPGRLNLVVSRQPGLQLEGAEVFASLDAALERADAWAREEDAEELMLIGGAQLYELGLAQAERLYLTRVGISPQGDAYFPEVAEADWHLSSAIEHPEGLETPGYVFEVWDRK, encoded by the coding sequence ATTCTCGCGGCTATGAAAAATTCCCTGCCTCTCTGCATAATCGCCGCCCTCGCGGAAAACCGCGTGATCGGCCGTGATAATCAACTGCCCTGGCATCTGCCGGCGGACCTCAAGCACTTCAAGGCGCTGACTCTGGGCAAGCCGATCATCATGGGTCGCAAGACCTGGGATTCACTCGGTCGCCCCTTGCCCGGTCGGCTTAATCTGGTGGTCAGTCGTCAGCCCGGCTTGCAGCTGGAAGGTGCAGAAGTGTTCGCCAGCCTCGACGCTGCGCTTGAGCGTGCCGATGCCTGGGCGCGTGAGGAAGATGCCGAGGAGCTTATGCTGATCGGCGGCGCGCAACTCTACGAGCTGGGCCTGGCACAGGCCGAACGCCTGTATCTGACCCGCGTCGGCATCAGTCCGCAGGGCGATGCCTACTTTCCCGAAGTGGCCGAGGCTGACTGGCACCTGTCTTCCGCCATCGAACACCCGGAAGGCCTGGAAACACCGGGCTACGTGTTTGAGGTATGGGATCGCAAATAG
- a CDS encoding thymidylate synthase, translating to MKQYLDLMRLVRETGTFKSDRTGTGTYSIFAHQMRFNLADGFPLVTTKKCHLKSIIHELLWFLQGDTNIKYLKDNGVRIWDEWADENGDLGPVYGYQWRSWPAPNGESIDQISKLIEMIKKNPDSRRLIVSAWNPALVEQMALPPCHALFQFYVADGKLSCQLYQRSADIFLGVPFNIASYALLTLMVAQVCGLQPGDFIWTGGDCHLYANHIEQTDLQLSREPLPLPVMKLNPEVKDLLAFKFEDFELVGYQAHPHIPAPVAV from the coding sequence ATGAAACAGTACCTCGACCTGATGCGCCTGGTGCGTGAAACCGGCACCTTCAAGAGTGACCGCACGGGCACTGGCACCTACAGTATTTTTGCCCATCAGATGCGCTTCAACCTGGCCGACGGCTTCCCGCTGGTGACCACCAAGAAGTGCCACCTGAAATCCATCATCCACGAGCTGCTGTGGTTCCTCCAGGGTGATACCAATATCAAATACCTGAAGGACAACGGCGTACGCATCTGGGACGAGTGGGCCGACGAAAACGGCGACCTCGGCCCGGTGTACGGCTACCAGTGGCGCAGCTGGCCGGCGCCGAACGGCGAGTCGATCGACCAGATCAGCAAGTTGATCGAGATGATCAAGAAAAATCCGGACTCGCGCCGCCTGATCGTCTCCGCCTGGAACCCGGCGCTGGTCGAGCAGATGGCCCTGCCGCCATGTCATGCGCTGTTCCAGTTCTATGTGGCCGACGGCAAGCTGAGCTGCCAGCTGTATCAGCGCTCCGCGGATATCTTCCTTGGTGTGCCGTTCAACATTGCCAGTTATGCGCTGCTGACGCTGATGGTCGCCCAGGTCTGCGGTCTGCAGCCGGGGGATTTCATCTGGACCGGCGGCGACTGCCACCTGTACGCCAACCATATCGAGCAGACCGACCTGCAGCTGAGCCGCGAGCCGCTGCCGCTGCCGGTGATGAAGCTCAACCCCGAAGTGAAGGACCTGCTGGCGTTCAAGTTCGAGGACTTCGAGCTGGTCGGTTATCAGGCGCATCCGCATATCCCGGCGCCGGTTGCGGTCTGA
- a CDS encoding DUF3482 domain-containing protein, whose translation MTKALKLAVVGHTNVGKTSLLRTLTRDVGFGEVSHRPSTTRHVEGARLSVDGEALLELYDTPGLEDAIALLDYLERLDRPGERLDGPARLARFLDGSEARQRFEQEAKVLRQLLASDAGLYVIDAREPVLAKYRDELAVLAMCGRPLLPVLNFVSSSQHREQDWRDALARLGLHALVCFDSVAPPLDGERRLYDSLALLLEKARPQLQRLIDDHLAQRQLRKSSGARLIAELLLDCAACRRSVAAQAVLEQGAIRDLHQTIRQREQRCVEALLRLYAFRQDDAKAGDLPLLDGRWGDDLFNPETLKQLGINIGGGMAAGAATGVGVDLLVGGITLGAAALIGAVLGGSAQTLRGYGARLKGKLKGQRELTVDDAVLRLLALRQQLLLQALEARGHAAVEAISLSTPQDTSWREGKLPEALHKARAHPEWSSLNPGATLEDGERQEQVQQLAAELL comes from the coding sequence ATGACTAAAGCCCTCAAGCTGGCCGTGGTCGGCCACACCAATGTCGGCAAGACCTCGCTGCTACGCACCCTGACCCGCGATGTCGGCTTCGGCGAGGTGTCCCATCGCCCCAGCACCACCCGCCACGTCGAAGGCGCGCGGCTGTCGGTGGACGGTGAAGCGCTGCTGGAGCTGTACGACACCCCCGGCCTGGAAGACGCCATCGCCCTGCTCGATTATCTCGAACGTCTGGATCGCCCTGGCGAACGCCTGGACGGCCCGGCAAGGCTGGCGCGCTTTCTCGACGGCAGTGAAGCACGCCAGCGTTTCGAGCAGGAAGCCAAGGTACTGCGCCAGCTGCTGGCCTCGGATGCCGGACTCTATGTGATCGATGCGCGCGAACCGGTGCTGGCCAAATATCGTGATGAGCTGGCCGTACTGGCCATGTGTGGCCGGCCCTTGCTGCCAGTGCTGAATTTCGTCAGCAGCAGCCAACACCGCGAACAGGATTGGCGCGACGCCTTGGCCCGCCTTGGCCTGCATGCCCTAGTGTGTTTCGACAGCGTGGCGCCACCGCTGGATGGCGAGCGCCGCCTGTACGACAGCCTGGCGCTGCTGCTGGAAAAAGCCCGCCCGCAACTGCAACGGCTGATCGACGATCACCTGGCGCAGCGCCAATTGCGCAAAAGCAGCGGCGCGCGGCTGATCGCCGAGCTGCTGCTCGACTGCGCCGCCTGCCGCCGTAGCGTGGCCGCGCAAGCGGTGCTGGAACAGGGCGCCATCCGCGACCTGCATCAGACCATTCGCCAGCGCGAACAACGCTGCGTGGAGGCTCTGCTGCGTTTGTACGCCTTCCGCCAGGACGACGCCAAGGCCGGCGACCTGCCCTTGCTCGACGGCCGCTGGGGTGACGACCTGTTCAACCCGGAAACCCTCAAGCAGCTCGGCATCAATATCGGCGGCGGCATGGCGGCGGGTGCGGCCACCGGGGTGGGCGTCGATCTGCTGGTCGGCGGCATCACCCTCGGTGCAGCCGCGCTGATCGGCGCCGTGCTCGGCGGCAGCGCGCAAACCCTGCGCGGCTATGGCGCGCGGCTGAAAGGCAAACTCAAGGGCCAGCGCGAGCTGACCGTGGACGACGCCGTGCTGCGCCTGCTCGCCCTGCGTCAACAGTTGCTGCTGCAAGCGCTGGAAGCCCGTGGTCATGCCGCCGTCGAGGCCATCAGCCTGAGTACGCCGCAGGACACCAGCTGGCGCGAAGGCAAGCTGCCGGAGGCCCTGCACAAAGCCCGCGCGCATCCGGAATGGTCATCGCTCAACCCCGGCGCGACGCTGGAAGACGGTGAGAGGCAGGAGCAGGTGCAGCAGTTGGCGGCGGAGTTGCTCTAA
- the lgt gene encoding prolipoprotein diacylglyceryl transferase, which translates to MLPYPQIDPVALALGPLKIHWYGLMYLIGIGGAWWLASRRVNAFAPTWNKEKLSDLVFWVAMGVILGGRLGYVLFYDLAAYIAEPVRMLRIWEGGMSFHGGLIGVMLATWWFGKRNNKSFFELMDFIAPLVPIGLGAGRIGNFINAELWGKATDVPWAMIFPTDPQQLARHPSQLYQFALEGVALFAILWFYSRKPRPTMAVSGMFAMCYGIFRFIVEFVRVPDAQLGYLAGGWLTMGQVLCVPMVLGGLGLIAYAYKRQAAQEAVQ; encoded by the coding sequence ATGCTGCCTTACCCGCAGATCGACCCGGTTGCACTGGCCCTTGGCCCGCTGAAAATCCATTGGTACGGCCTGATGTACCTGATCGGCATCGGCGGTGCCTGGTGGCTGGCCTCGCGCCGGGTCAACGCCTTCGCGCCGACCTGGAACAAGGAAAAGCTCTCCGACCTGGTGTTCTGGGTGGCCATGGGCGTGATCCTCGGTGGCCGCCTGGGGTACGTGCTGTTCTACGATTTGGCCGCTTATATCGCCGAGCCGGTGCGCATGCTGCGCATCTGGGAAGGTGGCATGTCGTTCCACGGCGGCTTGATCGGCGTAATGCTGGCCACCTGGTGGTTTGGCAAGCGCAACAACAAGAGTTTCTTTGAGCTGATGGACTTTATTGCCCCGCTGGTGCCGATTGGCCTGGGCGCCGGGCGTATCGGCAACTTCATCAACGCCGAACTGTGGGGCAAGGCCACCGACGTGCCGTGGGCAATGATCTTCCCCACTGACCCGCAGCAGCTGGCGCGCCACCCCTCGCAGCTGTACCAGTTCGCCCTGGAAGGTGTGGCACTGTTCGCCATCCTTTGGTTCTACTCGCGCAAACCTCGCCCGACCATGGCCGTGTCTGGCATGTTTGCCATGTGCTACGGGATCTTCCGTTTTATCGTTGAGTTTGTCCGTGTGCCGGATGCTCAGCTTGGTTACCTGGCAGGCGGCTGGTTGACCATGGGCCAGGTGCTCTGCGTGCCGATGGTGCTCGGGGGCCTGGGTCTGATCGCCTATGCCTACAAGCGCCAGGCGGCGCAGGAGGCCGTGCAATGA
- a CDS encoding DUF6929 family protein — MLNLADNFLQLRQLATLHLSAASALVCQGQNLWVLADDALVLQRYNLNGDWQAELTLLPGELPADAKQRKRLKPDFEALLSLPGDGLLALGSGSTERRCRGCLVESGSVRVIDLSPLYGALAERFQDLNIEGGVAYGRQLLLAQRGNGRGRENALVLLDLTQVLRDLQDGQLSAAALQRIVPLQLPELDGVPLSLTDLSMAPSGTLYFTATAEATDSSYLDGACVGSVLGRLDAQLVVVGLNRLAPVVKIEGLAFHADGQPLLVADADDPAIASPLFTLDRFSELTCSD, encoded by the coding sequence GTGCTGAACCTCGCGGATAACTTTCTGCAGCTGCGCCAACTCGCCACCCTGCACCTGTCGGCGGCCAGTGCATTGGTGTGTCAGGGCCAGAACCTCTGGGTACTGGCTGACGATGCACTGGTGCTGCAACGCTACAACCTGAATGGCGACTGGCAGGCCGAGCTTACGTTGCTGCCAGGTGAGTTGCCCGCCGACGCCAAGCAACGCAAACGCCTTAAACCTGATTTCGAAGCACTGTTGTCATTGCCAGGTGACGGCCTGTTGGCTCTGGGCTCGGGCTCCACTGAGCGCCGCTGCCGCGGTTGTCTGGTTGAGTCTGGCAGTGTGCGCGTTATCGACCTCAGCCCCTTGTATGGGGCGCTCGCTGAGCGCTTTCAGGATCTGAATATCGAAGGCGGTGTGGCCTATGGCAGGCAGTTACTGCTGGCGCAGCGTGGCAATGGTCGTGGCCGAGAAAATGCTCTGGTACTGCTCGACCTGACCCAGGTGCTGCGCGATCTGCAGGATGGACAACTGAGCGCCGCCGCGCTGCAGCGGATTGTGCCGCTGCAATTACCGGAGCTGGACGGCGTGCCACTAAGCCTCACCGATCTCAGCATGGCGCCCAGTGGCACGCTGTATTTCACCGCGACGGCGGAGGCCACCGATTCCAGCTACCTGGACGGTGCCTGTGTCGGCAGCGTGCTTGGGCGGCTCGACGCGCAGCTGGTCGTTGTTGGGCTGAACCGTCTGGCGCCTGTGGTGAAGATCGAGGGGTTGGCCTTCCACGCCGATGGTCAGCCGCTGCTGGTGGCCGATGCCGACGATCCGGCGATTGCCTCACCGCTGTTTACCCTTGATCGATTCAGCGAATTGACCTGCAGCGACTGA
- the ptsP gene encoding phosphoenolpyruvate--protein phosphotransferase, with translation MLNTLRKIVQEVNAAKDLKAALGIIVQRVREAMGSQVCSVYLLDPESNRFVLMATEGLNKKAIGKVSMAPNEGLVGLVGTREEPLNLEHASEHPRYRYFAETGEERYASFLGAPIIHHRKVMGVLVIQQKEQRQFDEGEEAFLVTMSAQLAGVIAHAEATGSIRGLGRQGKGIQEAKFIGVPGSPGAAVGTAVVVLPPADLEVVPDKTVDDIAAELSLFNNALEGVRSDMRALSAKMATQLRPEERALFDVYLMMLEDAALGNEVVKVIRTGQWAQGALRQVIGEHINRFELMDDAYLRERASDVKDLGRRLLAYLQQARQQTLVYPDNCILVSEELSPAMLGEVPEGKLVGLVSVQGSGNSHVAIFARAMGIPTVMGVVDLPYSKIDGIQLIVDGYHGEVFTNPSEVLRKQYAEVVEEERQLAQGLDALRALPCETLDGHRMPLWVNTGLLADVKRAQERGAEGVGLYRTEVPFMIKERFPSEKEQLAIYREQLAAFHPLPVTMRSLDIGGDKALSYFPIKEDNPFLGWRGIRVTLDHPEIFLVQTRAMLKASEGLNNLRILLPMISGIQELEEALHLIHRAWGEVRDEGTDVPLPPVGVMIEIPAAVYQVRELARQVDFLSVGSNDLTQYLLAVDRNNPRVADLYDFLHPAVLQALRLVVAGAHAEGKPVSICGEMAGDPACAVLLMAMGFDGLSMNATNLPKVKWLLRQISMGKAQELLGQVMSIDNPQVIHSTLQLALRNLGLGRMINPASDIQA, from the coding sequence ATGCTCAATACGCTGCGCAAGATTGTCCAGGAAGTAAATGCCGCCAAGGACCTCAAGGCGGCGCTGGGCATTATCGTGCAGCGAGTGCGCGAGGCCATGGGTAGCCAGGTTTGCTCGGTCTACCTGCTCGACCCGGAAAGCAATCGCTTTGTGCTGATGGCCACCGAGGGTCTGAACAAGAAGGCCATCGGCAAAGTCAGCATGGCGCCCAATGAAGGTCTGGTCGGCCTGGTTGGTACGCGCGAAGAGCCGCTTAACCTCGAACACGCCTCCGAACACCCGCGCTATCGCTACTTTGCCGAGACCGGTGAGGAGCGTTACGCCTCATTCCTGGGTGCGCCGATCATTCACCACCGCAAGGTGATGGGTGTATTGGTCATCCAGCAGAAAGAGCAGCGCCAGTTCGACGAGGGCGAAGAAGCCTTCCTGGTCACTATGAGCGCGCAGCTCGCCGGAGTTATCGCCCACGCTGAAGCCACGGGCTCGATTCGCGGCCTGGGTCGGCAGGGCAAGGGCATTCAGGAAGCCAAGTTCATCGGCGTACCGGGTTCGCCTGGCGCGGCCGTGGGCACGGCGGTGGTGGTATTGCCGCCGGCCGATCTGGAAGTGGTACCCGATAAGACTGTCGACGATATCGCTGCTGAGCTGAGCCTGTTCAACAACGCTCTGGAAGGTGTGCGCAGCGACATGCGCGCGTTGTCGGCGAAGATGGCCACTCAGCTGCGCCCCGAAGAGCGCGCGCTGTTCGACGTCTACCTGATGATGCTGGAAGACGCCGCTCTGGGTAACGAGGTGGTCAAGGTCATCCGTACCGGCCAGTGGGCCCAAGGCGCACTGCGGCAGGTGATTGGCGAACACATCAACCGTTTCGAGTTGATGGACGACGCCTACCTGCGTGAGCGCGCCAGCGATGTCAAAGACCTCGGCCGGCGCCTGCTCGCTTACCTGCAGCAGGCTCGTCAGCAAACTCTGGTGTATCCGGACAACTGCATTCTGGTCAGCGAAGAGCTGTCGCCGGCGATGCTTGGCGAGGTGCCGGAAGGCAAGTTGGTCGGCTTGGTTTCGGTACAGGGCTCTGGTAACTCGCATGTGGCGATCTTTGCCCGTGCCATGGGTATCCCCACGGTCATGGGCGTGGTCGACCTGCCGTATTCGAAGATCGACGGCATTCAGCTGATCGTCGATGGCTACCACGGCGAGGTGTTTACCAACCCCAGCGAAGTGTTGCGCAAGCAATACGCCGAAGTGGTCGAGGAAGAGCGTCAGCTGGCCCAGGGCCTCGACGCGCTGCGTGCCTTGCCCTGCGAAACCCTCGACGGCCACCGCATGCCGCTGTGGGTCAACACCGGCCTACTCGCCGATGTAAAACGCGCTCAGGAGCGCGGCGCCGAAGGTGTTGGCCTGTACCGCACTGAAGTGCCCTTTATGATCAAGGAGCGCTTCCCCAGCGAGAAGGAACAGCTGGCGATTTATCGTGAACAGCTGGCTGCCTTCCACCCGCTGCCGGTGACCATGCGCAGCCTGGATATCGGCGGCGACAAGGCACTGAGCTATTTCCCGATCAAGGAAGACAACCCCTTCCTCGGCTGGCGCGGTATCCGGGTCACCCTCGACCACCCGGAAATCTTCCTGGTGCAGACTCGCGCCATGCTCAAGGCCAGTGAAGGGCTGAACAACCTGCGCATTCTGCTGCCGATGATTTCCGGGATTCAGGAACTGGAAGAAGCGCTGCACCTGATTCACCGCGCCTGGGGCGAAGTGCGCGACGAAGGCACCGACGTGCCGCTGCCACCGGTCGGGGTGATGATCGAGATTCCGGCGGCGGTCTATCAAGTGCGCGAACTGGCACGCCAAGTCGACTTCCTCTCGGTTGGCTCGAATGACCTGACCCAATATCTATTGGCCGTGGACCGTAACAACCCGCGCGTCGCTGACCTTTACGACTTCCTCCACCCAGCCGTGTTGCAGGCGTTACGCCTAGTGGTGGCCGGCGCCCATGCCGAAGGCAAGCCGGTGAGCATTTGCGGCGAGATGGCCGGTGACCCGGCGTGCGCCGTGTTGCTGATGGCCATGGGCTTCGATGGCCTGTCGATGAACGCCACCAACCTGCCCAAGGTGAAATGGCTGCTACGCCAGATCAGCATGGGCAAGGCCCAGGAATTGCTCGGTCAGGTGATGAGCATCGACAACCCGCAGGTGATCCACAGCACCCTGCAACTGGCCCTGCGCAACCTCGGCCTGGGTCGCATGATCAATCCGGCGTCGGATATCCAGGCGTGA
- a CDS encoding sulfite exporter TauE/SafE family protein, translated as MELLLYLVLGAAAGTLAGLFGVGGGIIIVPVLVLSFAAQGFDPMILTHLAVGTSLATIIFTSINSVLEHQRKGAVLWPVFAWMTLGILLGAGLGAMTAAAIQGPLLQKFIGVFAIIIAVQMALELKPKASRTVPGKPALTLAGGVIGWASAIFGIGGGSLTVPFLTWRSVPMQQAVATSSACGLPIAIASALSFIWLGWDKTALPEWSLGFVYLPALLGIAIPSMYFARVGARLAHKLSPRLLKRLFALLLFSVGLSFLI; from the coding sequence ATGGAACTGCTGCTGTATTTGGTCCTGGGGGCTGCCGCCGGAACGCTTGCCGGGTTATTTGGCGTGGGCGGCGGCATTATCATCGTGCCGGTGCTGGTGTTGAGTTTTGCTGCGCAGGGCTTTGATCCGATGATTCTGACCCACCTGGCGGTAGGCACCTCGCTGGCGACGATCATCTTCACCTCGATCAACTCGGTGCTGGAGCACCAGCGTAAAGGCGCCGTGTTGTGGCCGGTATTTGCCTGGATGACCCTGGGTATTCTGCTCGGCGCAGGGCTTGGGGCAATGACTGCAGCGGCGATTCAGGGGCCGCTGTTGCAGAAGTTCATCGGCGTGTTCGCGATCATTATTGCCGTGCAAATGGCCCTGGAACTGAAACCCAAGGCCAGCCGCACTGTCCCAGGCAAGCCGGCACTGACCCTGGCCGGTGGCGTGATTGGCTGGGCTTCGGCGATTTTCGGGATTGGCGGCGGCTCGCTGACCGTACCGTTCCTGACCTGGCGTAGCGTGCCTATGCAGCAGGCGGTGGCTACTTCTTCGGCCTGTGGCTTGCCGATTGCCATCGCCAGTGCCCTGAGTTTTATCTGGCTGGGCTGGGATAAAACCGCGCTGCCGGAGTGGAGTCTGGGTTTTGTCTACCTGCCGGCGCTGCTGGGGATTGCGATTCCCAGCATGTACTTTGCCCGTGTCGGCGCACGCCTGGCGCACAAGCTGTCGCCGCGCCTGCTCAAGCGTCTGTTTGCCCTGCTGCTGTTTAGCGTGGGCTTAAGTTTCCTGATCTAA
- a CDS encoding DUF2868 domain-containing protein, whose product MSPLDRPTPSRLQRLWLSETIRLREEHAGPLEDSEANRRAQAKGGALGERIQTRAWLLGERDGQVQALQHWLQGARLAGLLLVLLAILSGSGLAVAALGDGLRPVNVFWALGSLLGLNLLLLLGWALGLLLSRDSAGALGHLWLWLSAKLARDAQAAQLAPALLLMLQRQGLSRWGLGVLVQGFWLLTLLTALLTLLALLATRRYGFVWESTLLGGDSFIAMTQAIGSLPALLGFSLPDAELIRASGDSALANESARLSWAGWLVGVLVVYGLLPRLGLLLLCLWRWRRGCAVLSLDLSLPGYSLLRERLQPSSERLGVCDAAPAQLHQTQAGNHSAGSQGALLVAIELDPQRNWPPVLPKGIGDAGVIDSREQRNQLLDQLNRFPPARLLIACDPRRSPDRGSLALLGELARSAAATRIWLLPPPPGEALDSARLGDWHRALEQLQLSYSDSAPFNWLEHGHD is encoded by the coding sequence GTGAGCCCACTCGACCGACCTACGCCCAGCCGCCTGCAGCGCCTCTGGCTCAGTGAAACCATCCGCCTGCGCGAGGAACATGCCGGCCCGCTGGAGGACAGCGAAGCCAACCGCCGCGCCCAAGCCAAAGGCGGCGCACTCGGCGAACGCATCCAGACCCGCGCCTGGTTGCTGGGCGAACGTGACGGCCAGGTGCAGGCGCTGCAGCACTGGCTTCAGGGCGCGCGTCTGGCCGGGTTGCTGCTGGTACTGCTGGCCATCCTCAGCGGCAGTGGCTTGGCAGTGGCTGCTTTGGGCGATGGTTTGCGCCCGGTCAATGTGTTCTGGGCCCTGGGCAGCCTGCTCGGGCTGAACCTGCTTCTGCTGCTGGGCTGGGCGCTGGGTCTGCTGCTAAGCCGCGACAGCGCGGGCGCCCTTGGCCATCTGTGGTTGTGGCTGAGCGCCAAACTCGCCCGCGATGCCCAGGCCGCACAACTAGCCCCTGCCCTGCTGTTGATGTTGCAACGCCAGGGCCTCAGCCGCTGGGGCCTGGGCGTTCTGGTGCAGGGCTTCTGGCTGCTGACCCTGCTTACCGCGCTGCTGACCTTGCTGGCTCTGCTGGCCACCCGCCGTTACGGCTTTGTCTGGGAAAGCACCCTGCTCGGCGGCGACAGCTTTATCGCCATGACCCAGGCCATCGGCAGCTTGCCGGCGTTGCTCGGCTTCAGCCTGCCGGATGCCGAACTGATCCGCGCCAGCGGCGACAGCGCCCTGGCCAACGAAAGCGCGCGGCTAAGCTGGGCCGGCTGGCTGGTGGGTGTGCTGGTGGTCTACGGCCTACTGCCGCGCCTGGGCCTGCTGCTGCTCTGCCTATGGCGCTGGCGCCGCGGTTGTGCGGTGCTGAGCCTGGACCTCAGCCTGCCTGGCTACAGCCTGCTGCGCGAACGCCTGCAACCGAGCAGCGAACGCCTCGGCGTGTGCGATGCCGCGCCAGCACAGTTGCACCAAACCCAAGCGGGCAACCACAGCGCAGGCAGCCAGGGCGCGCTATTGGTCGCAATCGAACTGGACCCGCAACGCAACTGGCCACCCGTTCTACCCAAGGGCATCGGCGATGCCGGGGTGATCGACAGCCGCGAGCAGCGCAACCAGCTGCTCGACCAGCTCAACCGCTTCCCGCCGGCACGCCTGCTGATTGCCTGCGACCCGCGCCGCTCGCCAGATCGCGGCAGCCTGGCACTGCTCGGCGAATTGGCGCGCAGCGCAGCCGCCACGCGCATCTGGCTGCTGCCACCGCCACCCGGCGAAGCCCTCGACAGCGCGCGTTTGGGCGACTGGCACCGTGCACTGGAGCAACTGCAACTGAGCTACAGCGACAGTGCGCCGTTCAACTGGCTGGAGCATGGCCATGACTAA